In Deltaproteobacteria bacterium, a single window of DNA contains:
- a CDS encoding MoaD/ThiS family protein: MARVFFASGLRRFVRGAESVELEARDVRELLSALEARYPGISAAIGADCSVAIDDEILPRAEAHLERLRPDSEVHFLAQISGG, translated from the coding sequence GTGGCGCGCGTGTTCTTCGCCTCCGGCCTGCGCCGCTTCGTGAGAGGCGCCGAGTCGGTCGAGCTCGAGGCGCGCGACGTGCGCGAGCTGCTTTCCGCGCTCGAAGCGCGCTACCCGGGAATCAGCGCCGCGATCGGCGCGGACTGCAGCGTCGCGATCGACGACGAGATCCTCCCGCGCGCAGAAGCGCATCTCGAGCGCCTGCGACCCGACAGCGAGGTCCACTTCCTGGCGCAGATCTCCGGCGGCTAA